ACCGCGCCGGCCGACCTCGACGGTGCGGGCCTCGCTCACCGGCGCGGGGGCGGGGCGCGCCGCCTCGCGCACGGCGTCGGCGAGTGCGAGCAGGTCGTCGTCGCTCGGGCCGGGCGCGTCGAGGTCCGGCGCCAGGCGCATGACCTCCCAGCCGCGCGGGGCGGTGAGCCGCTCGGCGTGCTCCGCGCACAGGTCGTAGCAGTGCGGCTCGGCGTAGGTGGCGAGCGGTCCGAGCACGGCGGTGGAGTCGGCGTACACGTAGGTGAGCGTCGCGACGGCGGGCCGGCCGCAGGCGGTGCGCGTGCAGCGACGCAGGGACTTCACGATCGCTCACGCTACCGTCCGGCGGCTCGCGCTCTGCGGATTGACCGGGCGGCTGCCGGGTGTGTCGGGCCGACCTAGACTGGCGTGGTGCTGCGCAGGCCCCGCTCCGACGGCCCGGTGCCTTCGCGTCCGCGCGTGCGGCGGCGAGACCGCCACGGCCGCGGGCTGCGCGGGCCCCTCGCGCCCGCTGACCTGCCGGCGCACCGCACGCGCCGCGAGCAGTTCGACGACCTCGTGCTCGACGCAGCCGAACGCCTCGAGGAGCGCTGGTCGCGCGAGCTCGACGGCGTCGAGTTCGCCGTCGAGGACGTCCCGCCGAGCGACCCGGCGCCCTGGGAGCACGGCGAGGTGCCGCTGGGGCGGTTCTTCCCCGCGCAGGGAGCGCTGTCGCACCGCATCGTGGTGTACCGGCGTCCGGTGGAGACCCGGGCCTCCGACCGCGCGGCGCTCGCCCCGCTGGTGCACGAGGTCGTGGTCGAGCAGGTGGCGCACCTGCTGGGTCTGGAGCCGGAGCAGGTCGACCCGCGGCTGGGCGACGACTGACGGCGGGCTCGGCCGGCGTCCCGGCCGGCAGGCCGACCCTGCACTTGTCGAGGGATCCGTCCACTTGTCGAGGGATCCGTCCACTTGTCGAGGGGTGCAACCCTCGGCAAGCGGAGTGTCGCCCACATAACGTGATCAACGGGCGGGGGCGGCGGGGGCCCGGGGGTCAGCGGTCGGCGGGCGCGAGGTCGGTGGGCACGCGGGTGAGCGCCACCTGGCGCAGCGGGCCGGTGGTGACCAGCGGGCCGGCTGCGTCGTCGTACTGGGTGAACCGCGCCGCGACGACCTCGCCGCTGCCCTGCTTCGGGCGCACCCACACCGAACCGGAGACCTGCACGGCCTGAGTGGTGCCGGCGGCCACGTCGACCTCGCGCGTGGTGGCGGTGCCGTCGGCGGCGACAGTGACGACGTCGACATGGGCGTCCTGGCGCGGCGCGGTGAGCACGATGTCGGTGCGACCGCCCGAGACGTCGGCGCGGGCGACGCCGGCGAGCGAGGTGACCGGGCCACTCGTGGCCGACCAGGCGAACTCACCGATGCCCCCGGCCCGCCGCTCGACCCAGGCGCCGGCCACCACGGGGACGTCGGAGACGACCTTCAGGCCGTAGTCGCCCTTCGGCAGGGAGTCCAGCGAGACGTCGCGCGTCGTGCCCGCGGGCACGCGCACCACCCCGCCGTCGGGCAGGTCGGTGGCGCCGCTGCGCCCCAGAGCGCTCACCTGCACGACGGCCTCGGCGTCCCCCGGCACGGCGAGCCGCAGCACCGCGCGACCATCGACGCGCACGCCGGGCACGAGCGCCTGCCGGGCGGGCGGCATCGCGGCGACGACGTCGTCGATCCCGCGTGGGGTCGTGCCGTCGAGGTAGGTGTCGGAGAGCACTGCGGTCACCGACCCGCCCGTGCTGCGCACGTGCACCACTGGGGAGGTCGCCTTGGCGGCGAGCGCGTCGAGCAAGAGGACGACGCGCGAGTGCGGCGGCACGGCGACGGTGCTACCGGGTGTGCGAGCGACGGCGCCCTGGGTGGACAGCACGTCGACGGTGACGTCGGCCGAGGCGTCGTGCGGGTTCGCGAGCACCAGCCGTCCCCGGCGGCCGACGTCGGTGCCGCCCCCGACGAGCCACTGGTCGTCGGACGCCGCGAGGCACGTCGCCGAGGCCGCGCCCCGCTCGTCACCGCGGCGGGTCACGGTGAGCTGCTCGGCCACCAGGCCCGGTGCGGCGGCCTCCACGGCGGTGACGGGCACCGACGCCGCGGCGGAGGTCGACGCCTGGGCCAGCAGCGCGGCGGTGCCGGAGCGGTCGACCGCGACCGCGTCGGCGCCGCGGCCGATCACGACACGACCACCCGCGCCACCGACGCCTGCCGGCCGCACCGTGTCGGGTGGGGCGGCTGCTGCGACCTGCGCGGGCGAGGGCGGGGTGGCGGGGTGGTCGGCGTCCGCACCACGGACCCCCACGGTCTCTGGGCCTGGGCAGACGAGCGCGGTCGACTCCAGCGGCACCGCGGTCGGCTGGTGGTGGACGGCGGCCCGCGCCAGCTGCTTCGGCGGCTCGACGAGCACGTAGCCGGCCAGCCCCACGGCGAGTACGGGCACCGACACCTTGGCGACGACCTCGGCCAGCCGGGCCGCGCGGCGCGCGCTCATCGCAGCTCTCCGCTCGGACGACGCACCGGAAGCGCCAGCAGCGCCACGAGGGCGAGCAAGCCCAGCTGGCCCCACCGCCACCAGACCAGGGTCGGGTCGACGGTGCGCACCACCAGGTGCCCACCCTGAGCGGGCAGCGCGTAGGCCTGGCGCCAGGAGCCGGCGTCCGAGAGGGTGACCGGCCGCAACCGCTGCCCGTCGAGCGTGGCCCGGCGCAGCGGCGAGGGCGTCTCGGCCAGCACGAGCAGCCGACCGCTCGGCCCGGCGGCGATGGCGGTGTCGACGCTGGCGTGCGGCCCGCTCACGGGGACGGCCGCCAGCACCCGGGCGTCGGCGCGCTCGATGCGAGCGCGAGCCGCCTGCGCGGCCGGGCCGGAGCCCACGCGCCACAGCTGCCCTTCGGGCGCGCTGCCGATGCGCGACAACCCGGCCGTGGCGTCCAGCCGGTCACCCAGGGCGGCGGGCACGGGCCGTCGGACGAGCACGAAGCGCACCGCGAGCCGGTGCAGGTCGGTGACGACCGCGTCGGCGGACGCCGCGTCGCCGGGGTCGGTGAGGGCCTCGACCGCCGAGCGCACGGGGGCATCGACCGACGCGGGGGTGGCGCCGGTGACGTCGCGCACGGCCGGCCCCGGCTCGCCGCCGTCGAGCCGGTAGGTGAGCTGGCCGTCGACGGCGGCCAGCACGAGCGTGCGCGAGGCGGTGGGGCCGGTGGCGGCGTCGGCCGCGACAGCGGGCAGCCCGACGGCGGCGCTGTGATGGATCGGGTGGACGCCGACCCAGGCGCCGACGGCCGCGGCGGCCACCGGCGAGAGGACGGCGAGCGCCGCGACGGGCGCGAGCAGCAGCTGGCGCCAGCCGAAGCCGTGCCGCGCCAGCCGCGTCTGCAGGCCGTCGGCTGCCACCAGGGGGGCCGCGACGAGCGCGAGCAGCCCGAGCAGGGCGCCCGTGCCGGCCCAGCCGACGAGCGCGTCGGACTGCTGGCGGTCGAGCACCGTGGCCGGGGCCAGCACGGCCAGGCCGAGACCAGCCACGGCCAGCCACCCGAGGGCCGTGACGACCCGGCCGCGTCGACCACCGCGCACCAGGGCGAGCGCGGCCAGGAGCACCAGGGGTGCGAGCCAGAGCGCTGCGACCCAGTGCGGCTGGTGGGCGGGCAGGGCGACGAGCGTGGTCCAGGCACCGGGCAGGTGCAGGCCGGCGGGCAGGGCGAGCGCGGGGGTGGGGTCGGCCACCGCACCGGCGCCGCCGAGCAGCAGCCGGGGGTCCGCCGCGAGGTCGGCGACCCACGGGCCGAGCAGCGCGACGGGCAGCACCGCCAGCGTCAGCGCCCGCCAGCGGGCGGCGCCGCGGCACAGCGTGCCCAGCAGGGCGACGACCACGACGGCGGCTCCGAGCGCTGGCACCGTGGCGCCCAGCGCGGCCGCACCGAGCACTGCGGCGAACGTGGCGGTGAGTGCGCCGGCGGCACCTCGCGTGAGGGCGCGGGCGGTGGCGGCGGCGGTGAGCGGCAGCAGCACGGCGGCCAGCACCGGCCCGAGGCGTCCGGCGCCGACGGCCGAGAACAGCACCGGTGCGCTGCCCCACGCGAACGCTGCCCAGGCGCGGGCCCACCGCGACGACGTCGCCAGACCGGCTGCGAGATAGGCGGCCCAGCCGGCGAGCAGCGGGCCGAGCAGCAGCAGCAGGGTGATCGCGAGGCCCGGGGCCGCCGTCCCGGCCACCGGGTGCAGCACCCACGTGCCGAGCGCGCGCAGCAGCACGGCGGGCGAGGCCAGGGCGGTGGTGCCGAGGCCCGCGCCGCGCAACGGGTCGAGCCCGGCGTGCCAGAGCGCCCCGGCGTCGGCCAGGCCGCCGCGCAGCTCACCGCCGACGAGGGCACCTGAGGCGAACAGCGTGCCCAGCACGTGGCGCCAGGCCACGCCCGTCATCACCGCGAGCGCCACGGTCACCAGGGTCAGCGGGTGGCGCAGCAGCCGCTTGCCCAGTCCCGCCGGAGCAGCGACGACCGGCTCGGCCTCCTCGGCGACGGGCCCGCTCTCGACGACGGTCTCGCCGGCGTCCGCGGGCTCGTGCTCGCTGTCGCGCGCCGCCCAGCCGCCGAGCACGTCGACCGTGTGGCGCACCGCCGCGAAGCGCGGGGTGAGCAGACCCGACAGGCTGCGCGCCGCCACCACCCGGCGTCCGCGCGCGCGCCAGCGTGACCCGAGCCAGCGCCAGGGCAGCAGGAGCGTCACCGCGAGCGCGTGCAGCTCCTCGCCCGCTCGGCGCGGTGACTTGGCGGCCAGCAGCAGCAGGGCTCGCCCGACACCGACCGCGACCAGGCGGGCGATCAGCCACGGCAGCGCGAGCCAGGTGCAGCGAGCCAGCGCCACGTGCTGCCCGTGCTGCCGGTCGACCCGCTGGACGGCCGCAGGGACGGCGTCGACGGCGCGCAACCCACCGGTGGCCGCCTGGGCGTCAGCCACGACCGCACGGGGGGCGAGCAGCACCCGGTGGCCGGCGAGGTGAGCGCGCCAGCACAGGTCGATGTCGTCGCGGAGCAGCTTGAGCGCGGGGTCGAAGCCGCCGAGATCGTCCCAGACGTCATGGCGCACGAGCATGCCCGCCGACGACACGGCGAGGACGTCGGAGCGGTGGTCGTGCTGGCCCTGGTCGCGCTCGACGCCGTCGAGGAAGGTGCTGCGGCGGCCGGCGCGGCTCACGGTGAGGCCGGCCTCGAGCAGCCGGTGGGGGTCGTCCCAGGCGACGATCTTGGGGCCGACGACGCCGGCCGAGGACGACGTCGTCGCGGTGTCGAGCAGCAGCTCGAGGGCCCGGGGGTCAGGAGCGCAGTCGTCGTGCAGCACCCACAGCCACCGGGTGACCTCACCACCGGCGGTGTCGGCGCCTGCCGCGACGAGGGTCGAGGCGTGCTCCAGGCCGCGACGCACGGCTGCACCGAAACCGCAGTCGCGCGGCGCCGTGACGACGTGGTCGTCCCCGAGGGCCTCGCGCACGAGCGACGGTGAGGCGTCGGTGGAGCCGGTGTCGACGGCGACGACGACGTCGGGCCGCCGGGTCTGTCGGCTCAGCGCCTCCAGCGCGCGCGGGAGCCAGGGCTCGCCGTCGTGGCAGACGATGACGGCGACGACGTGCTGGCGTGCGGGGGCACCCCGACGCCGCACAGCGGTGGGTGCGGCGTCCGGTGGTGCCGGCGAGGTGAGGGCGATCAGCCCGCCTGCTTCTTGAGTCGGCGCCGCTCACGCTCCGACAGGCCGCCCCAGATGCCGAACCGCTCGTCGTGCGCGAGGGCGTACTCGAGGCACTCGGCGCGCACCTCGCACGACACGCAGACCTTCTTGGCCTCGCGGGTGGAGCCGCCCTTCTCGGGGAAGAACGCCTCCGGGTCCGTCTGTGCGCACAGGGCGCGCTCCTGCCACGACAGCTCGTCATCCTGCTCCGTCAGCAGCAGGATGGCGGATGACTGCTGGTCACCCAGTGCCACGACCGGTGCGGGGGCGACGGACCCCTCCCGGCGCAGGAACGCGTCGAAGCTCTCGCCCGCGGGCGGGTGGTCGATCCCGGGAAACTCTTCGGACAGGTGCTGCGCTGCAGCCTCGTGCTCTGTCACCGATGCGGCCTCGCTCACTGCGATCAGCTTGCTCACGGCCCCTCCTCGACCCTAGATGTCCGCCGTCCCCCTCCCCGGAGAGCGGCGCGACATGCTTGGAATTACACGCGTGTCATGCCCTCCTCGTCAAGCCGAACGGTGATATTTACCCGCGGGCTCGCGGATGCGTCCGAATGGGTGAACGATGCCCCGCTCCGACGAGCGCTCGCGCGACGACTGCCACCCGGCCGACTCGTGTCTCCTGCGCCCCCGTTCCGGTGAAATTGCGGCCTATTCAGAGCGGTGTGACATGTGAAATATTTCCGGCCGTCCGTCACCCGAGTCAAAGGTGCCCTCATGCGCAGACACTCGGCAGCCGGTCTCCTGGCAGCGCTCAGCATCAGTGCCGTAGCAGCGGCCTCGCTCAGCTCCCCCGCTGTCGCGGCAGAGCATCACCCGCCAGCCACGTCGGCGGCTGCAGCTCACCGCACCGCAGGCGACGAGGGCCCGCAGCCCCCGGTCGCTCCCCCAGCACATCGCCAGCAGGCGCTTCGCGCACAGGCCATGAAGCGGCTGAACGCCGGAACGCTGGCCCGGAGCGCCGACGGCAGCGGTCCGTACTCGGTGTAGTCGGCCCACCCGGTGATGGCCGTGGCCGCGGTCCTGCTGTCCTGAGCTGCAGGGAGGTCGATGGTGGTGACGACGTCGCCGTGCAGGCTGGCCAGCATCAACTGCACGGTGCCGGCGTCGGAGCCGTACGCAGTGATGGTGGCACCCAGGTCCCCGCCGAGGGACTCCACGAACCGGGTCACCGACGCCGGCTCGCTGGTGTCGGCGGGGTTGGTGGTGACGGTCCAGGACGGGTTGTCGGACTCGTCGGTGTAGTGCCGGACCGTGCGGCTATTGGTCTCCGCTGACGTCGCCTGGTCGGTGTGGGTGGTGTCGGCCTGGACGCGTCGACCGTGCGCGTCCAGCATGAAAGCGCGATGCGGTGTTGAGACGCGCCGTTCAGCCAGCGCGCTTCTTCAGTAGTGCGATTCCGACAAAGGTGGCCCCGATGCCAAGAACGATCAACGGAACCTCGTGGCCCAATGGGCCGCTGGCTTCGACATATTCCCCGTTGCGCTGTCGGTATACGTGCAACTGCTGACCCGCCCTATAGTCCGTGCGGGAATCGCTCGACGCGAGCACTCGAACCGTAGATCCGTCGGCTTCGGCCACAAGTTCGACCCCTCTCGGCAAGCGCTCGCACCGACTTGACCGTGACGTCGCGCTGCTCGAAAGAGTCCAATGAGGCAACTGTAGAGATGCCGGTGATGGCACCCAACGCCACGAAACACATACCAAGAAGGAACAGAGCCTTCCAGTGTCGCAGGAAAGCCATCTAGGGTTTCTTCGTCTTCTTCATAGTTGGATAGGTGCCTGGCTGACTTAGTGCCAAATCTTAGGAATACGCCAGGTGTGAGTGTATCCCGCACCTCCCCACAATCCGCCCCCGCTCCCGAGCGAGTATGAACCATGGCGATAGTGGTGCTGCGTGTGACGAGAGCGCGATTGCCACGCGTACTGGCCCTGCATCCCCCAGCCTCCGCCAAGGCACGACACGCTGATCCCCAAGGTCCTCGGGACCTGGGCCGCCGGCTCACCCGCCTCGACCAAGACCCAAAGCGCGACGCCGGAACTCCGGCGGCTTGGCTGCAGGCATCCCAGACTCCCTTCCGAGGCGATCATCGCCTCAGATCAGGTGTCCGGAGAAGCGCGTCAGGCTCCAGCCACTTCGAATGCCATCCGCGTTGACGGCAAGAGCTAACCTCACAGCCACCAGTACAGCAAGCCAGTAACGACCACGAGTGCGATCGCACCAAAAGCGGTGACCCATTTGTCGACTCGCTTATCCTCCTCCGACCAGTCTTCGCCGTAGTCCTCGCCAAACATGCTCGAAGGCTCCGGTCGAACCCACGCGATGAGGGCCGCGGTCAGAAAGAGCCCCACGGCACCAGTGGACAGCGTAAGGACTACCGAGTACCCCTTGATTACGGCGCCAGAGACCGCCCCAAGTCCTGCCAGCAAGACGGCAAATGTGGCCGTCGAGCGAGAACGCCCCCCCGGCCACTGTCTCCTAATCACGAAGACGACTGCGCAAGCGCCGGCCAGAAAGAATGCAGTCGCAGGTATCAGCTCCATGCCACTGTCCCTCTTATCCGGT
This is a stretch of genomic DNA from Angustibacter sp. Root456. It encodes these proteins:
- a CDS encoding WhiB family transcriptional regulator, producing MGDQQSSAILLLTEQDDELSWQERALCAQTDPEAFFPEKGGSTREAKKVCVSCEVRAECLEYALAHDERFGIWGGLSERERRRLKKQAG
- a CDS encoding glycosyltransferase family 2 protein; the encoded protein is MRRRGAPARQHVVAVIVCHDGEPWLPRALEALSRQTRRPDVVVAVDTGSTDASPSLVREALGDDHVVTAPRDCGFGAAVRRGLEHASTLVAAGADTAGGEVTRWLWVLHDDCAPDPRALELLLDTATTSSSAGVVGPKIVAWDDPHRLLEAGLTVSRAGRRSTFLDGVERDQGQHDHRSDVLAVSSAGMLVRHDVWDDLGGFDPALKLLRDDIDLCWRAHLAGHRVLLAPRAVVADAQAATGGLRAVDAVPAAVQRVDRQHGQHVALARCTWLALPWLIARLVAVGVGRALLLLAAKSPRRAGEELHALAVTLLLPWRWLGSRWRARGRRVVAARSLSGLLTPRFAAVRHTVDVLGGWAARDSEHEPADAGETVVESGPVAEEAEPVVAAPAGLGKRLLRHPLTLVTVALAVMTGVAWRHVLGTLFASGALVGGELRGGLADAGALWHAGLDPLRGAGLGTTALASPAVLLRALGTWVLHPVAGTAAPGLAITLLLLLGPLLAGWAAYLAAGLATSSRWARAWAAFAWGSAPVLFSAVGAGRLGPVLAAVLLPLTAAATARALTRGAAGALTATFAAVLGAAALGATVPALGAAVVVVALLGTLCRGAARWRALTLAVLPVALLGPWVADLAADPRLLLGGAGAVADPTPALALPAGLHLPGAWTTLVALPAHQPHWVAALWLAPLVLLAALALVRGGRRGRVVTALGWLAVAGLGLAVLAPATVLDRQQSDALVGWAGTGALLGLLALVAAPLVAADGLQTRLARHGFGWRQLLLAPVAALAVLSPVAAAAVGAWVGVHPIHHSAAVGLPAVAADAATGPTASRTLVLAAVDGQLTYRLDGGEPGPAVRDVTGATPASVDAPVRSAVEALTDPGDAASADAVVTDLHRLAVRFVLVRRPVPAALGDRLDATAGLSRIGSAPEGQLWRVGSGPAAQAARARIERADARVLAAVPVSGPHASVDTAIAAGPSGRLLVLAETPSPLRRATLDGQRLRPVTLSDAGSWRQAYALPAQGGHLVVRTVDPTLVWWRWGQLGLLALVALLALPVRRPSGELR
- a CDS encoding DUF3499 domain-containing protein is translated as MKSLRRCTRTACGRPAVATLTYVYADSTAVLGPLATYAEPHCYDLCAEHAERLTAPRGWEVMRLAPDLDAPGPSDDDLLALADAVREAARPAPAPVSEARTVEVGRRGHLRVLRDSDRT
- a CDS encoding DUF5719 family protein, coding for MSARRAARLAEVVAKVSVPVLAVGLAGYVLVEPPKQLARAAVHHQPTAVPLESTALVCPGPETVGVRGADADHPATPPSPAQVAAAAPPDTVRPAGVGGAGGRVVIGRGADAVAVDRSGTAALLAQASTSAAASVPVTAVEAAAPGLVAEQLTVTRRGDERGAASATCLAASDDQWLVGGGTDVGRRGRLVLANPHDASADVTVDVLSTQGAVARTPGSTVAVPPHSRVVLLLDALAAKATSPVVHVRSTGGSVTAVLSDTYLDGTTPRGIDDVVAAMPPARQALVPGVRVDGRAVLRLAVPGDAEAVVQVSALGRSGATDLPDGGVVRVPAGTTRDVSLDSLPKGDYGLKVVSDVPVVAGAWVERRAGGIGEFAWSATSGPVTSLAGVARADVSGGRTDIVLTAPRQDAHVDVVTVAADGTATTREVDVAAGTTQAVQVSGSVWVRPKQGSGEVVAARFTQYDDAAGPLVTTGPLRQVALTRVPTDLAPADR
- a CDS encoding metallopeptidase family protein, with the translated sequence MVLRRPRSDGPVPSRPRVRRRDRHGRGLRGPLAPADLPAHRTRREQFDDLVLDAAERLEERWSRELDGVEFAVEDVPPSDPAPWEHGEVPLGRFFPAQGALSHRIVVYRRPVETRASDRAALAPLVHEVVVEQVAHLLGLEPEQVDPRLGDD